The Homo sapiens chromosome 16, GRCh38.p14 Primary Assembly genome includes the window AATGGGTTGCAGACCCCCATATGGTACAAGGAAACCTTCTGGAAGGCTCTGGCTAGGTCTAATTCCAGGCTAAGGCCCCCGTCTCCAGCCAGAGATTAGTAGTCCTGGGGTGGGGGGCCCTAACCCCCACAGCTGCCCCCTCAAAGTGGGCGCTGAGCCAACCCCTTTACTTGAAGTTCTGTGGCCCACCTCCCTGCCAAAAGCTTGCTGGGCTCTCTTGCTCGGTATGTGGACCAGGGACTGGATCACTGTCCCAGCCAGGTGCTGACACCTGGCCTTTGCAGGGTGGCGGGTATGATCTCAACCTCTTCGCCAGCCCTCCTGACAGCAACTTCGTGTGCTCCGTCTGCCATGGGGTTCTCAAGAGGCCAGCAAGGTTGCCATGCAGCCACATCTTCTGCAAAAAGTGCATCCTCCGGTGGCTAGCCAGGTGCCAGCGGGTACCCAAGGGGCTGGGAGGGCAGGAGTGAGACTGGGGGCCATTGCTGTGGCCCAGAACAGAGGGGAAAGTCAGCCAAAAGACTCAGCCACCAAATCTCCCTAAACTAAAATGTGTGTACCCTCACTCAGTAGTGTCTGCAGACCCCGGCCCCACCCTCAGAGCTGAGAGCGCCCTGTAATATGCCCTAATGCCTCATCCAGCTAATGAAGGGACCACCTGGGTCACCGAGTGAGGGCTTGACCAGGGCTCCCTTCCCACTCCCAACACTCACCCCTACTCATGCCTCCTTCCAGACAAAAGACCTGTCCGTGCTGTAGGAAAgaggtgaaaaggaaaaaggttGTCCACATGAATAAACTCCGGAAAACCATTGGCCGCCTGGAAGTCAAGGTAGCTCAAAGTACCCACTCCCCTGACCCTCAACCCTTCTCACCCTTgtaggggtggggcagggctaggagagaaggcaggagaatcccatcTTCAGAGAGAAACAAGTGCAGCCTTGGGACGACCAGACATAGCTGAGTTTGGATCGTGGCTCTACTGCTTAgttgctgtgtgactttaggcaagtcaccTAACTTTTCCAAGCCCCTGGGTTAGAAAATGGAGATTTTAGAGGACTTTTAAAATGGAGATTACAGAGGATTTTTAGAGGATCAAGTGCCCAGTGTGCCTGCCACTACTCTCT containing:
- the RNF151 gene encoding RING finger protein 151 isoform 2 (isoform 2 is encoded by transcript variant 2) is translated as MGGGYDLNLFASPPDSNFVCSVCHGVLKRPARLPCSHIFCKKCILRWLARGGAGLGEKAGESHLQRETSAALGRPDIAEFGSWLYCLVAV